One genomic window of Sphingomonas sp. C3-2 includes the following:
- a CDS encoding TerC family protein: protein MEFLFADWLGTPAWFWLAFLAIVAALTAFDLGVLHKEDRELGIAESLKLSIFYIAVAMAFGAWVWIARGAEPGMQYFTGYFIEKALSIDNVFVISLIFTYFAIPAKYQYRALLWGILAVIVLRGLMIAGGAALIAEAYWVLYIFAAFLVFTGIKMLFSGDDSIDIANNRAIRFISSHMRVTPDLHGHHFFVRTADTKTGKMVNAATPLFLALVVINLADLVFAMDSVPAIFAITTDTFVIYTSNIMAILGLRALYFALAAMIHRFHYLKYALAAVLVFIGAKIFISDFVLDGGKFPPVLSLGVTFGLIATGVGWSLWKTRNEPSHG, encoded by the coding sequence ATGGAGTTTCTTTTTGCAGACTGGCTGGGCACCCCGGCCTGGTTCTGGCTTGCCTTTCTCGCCATCGTCGCGGCGCTGACCGCGTTCGACCTCGGTGTCCTCCACAAGGAAGACCGCGAGCTCGGCATTGCCGAAAGCCTCAAGCTGTCGATCTTCTACATCGCCGTCGCAATGGCGTTCGGCGCGTGGGTGTGGATCGCGCGCGGCGCCGAGCCGGGGATGCAGTATTTCACCGGCTATTTCATCGAAAAGGCGCTGTCGATCGACAATGTCTTCGTCATCAGCCTCATCTTCACCTATTTCGCCATCCCCGCGAAATACCAGTATCGCGCCCTGCTCTGGGGCATTCTCGCGGTGATCGTGCTGCGCGGTCTGATGATCGCGGGCGGCGCCGCGCTGATCGCAGAGGCGTATTGGGTGCTCTATATCTTCGCCGCGTTCCTTGTGTTCACCGGCATCAAGATGCTCTTTTCGGGTGACGATTCGATCGACATCGCGAACAACCGCGCGATCCGCTTCATCTCCTCGCACATGCGCGTGACGCCCGATCTGCACGGGCACCACTTTTTCGTGCGCACGGCGGATACAAAGACCGGCAAGATGGTGAACGCCGCCACCCCGCTCTTTCTCGCACTGGTGGTGATCAACCTCGCCGATCTCGTCTTCGCGATGGACAGCGTCCCCGCGATCTTCGCGATCACGACCGACACCTTCGTCATCTACACCTCGAACATCATGGCCATTCTCGGCCTGCGCGCGCTCTATTTCGCGCTCGCCGCGATGATCCACCGCTTCCACTATCTGAAATATGCGCTGGCGGCGGTTCTGGTATTCATCGGTGCGAAGATCTTCATCTCCGATTTCGTGCTGGATGGCGGCAAGTTTCCGCCGGTGCTCAGCCTCGGCGTCACCTTCGGCCTGATCGCCACCGGCGTCGGCTGGTCGCTGTGGAAGACGCGCAACGAGCCCAGCCATGGCTGA
- a CDS encoding Crp/Fnr family transcriptional regulator — MLEAERHAVIKTVFSCGDTGAAALVSAMRLYSFANKAIVVRQGDMVGQCWLVVEGMAQAQIVSADGQTTLLASYGPGEILGNYPEPATLRADIVAQGALTLFGIETATLVALARDHADVGFGLSLLLARQLDVTLDRMAARTTLSAAGRIYAELLRLAGPDNRIDPPPILAALALTVHTTRETASRAIANLVRRGIVRRSDTLFEIVSPRLLADLVA; from the coding sequence TTGCTCGAGGCCGAACGGCACGCCGTCATCAAGACCGTGTTCTCCTGTGGAGACACGGGTGCGGCTGCGCTCGTTTCCGCCATGCGCCTGTATTCCTTCGCAAATAAGGCAATCGTCGTCCGGCAGGGCGACATGGTCGGTCAGTGCTGGCTGGTGGTAGAGGGGATGGCCCAGGCGCAGATCGTCTCGGCAGACGGGCAGACCACCCTGCTCGCCTCCTATGGCCCCGGTGAAATTCTCGGCAATTATCCGGAACCCGCAACGCTGCGCGCCGATATCGTAGCACAGGGTGCGCTCACGCTGTTCGGGATCGAAACCGCCACGCTCGTTGCCCTCGCCCGCGACCATGCCGATGTCGGTTTCGGGCTGTCGCTGCTGCTCGCGCGCCAGCTCGACGTCACGCTCGATCGCATGGCCGCGCGCACGACGCTCAGCGCCGCAGGGCGCATCTATGCCGAATTGCTGCGTCTGGCGGGGCCGGATAATCGCATCGATCCACCGCCCATTCTCGCCGCGCTCGCGCTCACCGTCCACACCACGCGCGAAACCGCGTCGCGCGCGATCGCCAATCTCGTGCGCCGCGGCATCGTGCGCCGCAGCGATACGCTGTTCGAAATCGTCTCGCCGCGCCTACTCGCCGATCTGGTCGCCTGA